The DNA region GTCGACGCGCGAGTCGGGGTCGTCGACCCAGTCGACGGGGACCTCGTGGATGCGCAGCCCGGCCCGCTCGGCCAGCACCAGGAGTTCGGTGTCGAAGAACCATCCGGTGTCCTGGACAAGGGGGAGTAACTCGCGGGCCACATCGGCACGGATGGCCTTGAACCCGCATTGTGCGTCGGAGAACCGTGCGGCAAGCGAGGTGCGCAACAACAGGTTGTAGGAGCGGGAGATGAATTCGCGCTTGGGCCCGCGCACCACCCGGGAGGAGCGTGACAGGCGCGTGCCGATCGCCACATGGGAGTGGCCAGAAACAAGCGGGGCCACGAGGGGCAACAGGGCCGACAGGTTGGTTGAGAGGTCAACATCGCAATATGCCAACACCTGGGCATCCGACGTGGACCACACCGTGCTCAGCGCCCGACCGCGACCCTTCGCCTCAAGGCGGACCACCCGAACCTGCGGCAACTCGGCGGCCAGGCGCTCCGCAAGCGCGTAAGTGCCATCCGTCGACGCGTTATCAGCAATCGTCACCCGCCAACTGAACGGCAACGCATCACGCAGGTAGGCACACACGGCCCGAACCGACGCCTCAAGCCCCGCCACCTCATTAAAGACAGGAATGACCAGATCAAGGACGGGTCCCGCGGCGGCGGTGACACCGAGCCGCTCCGTCCGAGGTTCACGTGCCGGTGCGGGTGTGTGCGCTGAGGCGCTGGATGCCGTTGACATACCTTGAGTCTGGGGTGCGAACCTGTGCGCAAACTGAGTGAATCCTGTGGCACGGCGCAGGGTTGTTCGGGCGCTCGGGAATCCGTTGAGGGCGACGACTCCGCCCTGGCCTCCCAGGACGCCTCGACTCAGGCGCTCATCGCGTACTACAAGGCGCACCGCTCGTAACTATTTCTACTGCGAAAAGGGGCAGGGTGCTTAGGCAGCGCCCGGCCCCTTTTCGCGTCCCTGGGTGAGCTACGTATTCAGGGCCTGAGGCTCAGCCGCTCACCTGCGAGCACAGCACGCCGTCGACCACAAAGACCCCATTCTTGATGTATCCCACATCGCTACCCGGGGGCGCCTCCTCGCCCATGGGGGCCACCATGATCCACTCACCACGGTCGCCACGAATGGTCACGAAGGCTTGTCCGTTGACACGGGTTTTTGGCGAGGGTGGCGGCCCTAGGACCAGAGTCGACGACGCGCCTGCGGCCACGTCGAGCGCACCGTCGGCGTCCACTTCGTACTTCAGTTTCGTCCTGGCGTCGGCCTCGGACCATCCAGCCAGCAAGTTCGTAAAGGTGGCCTGGATCGGCACGTCACAGTGATTCTCAATTCGCACCTGCGAGCTACCCGAACCGCACCCCGTGACGAGCGCGAGGGCAGCCACAGAACCGAGGGCCCCGACCGCACGCGAACCGGACCGAAAGTTGAACGTCACGACGCCCCCCGTTGCGACGTAGGCCGCAAGACCTCAAGACCGGCGCACAGTCCGCCCGTCCCGATGACCCTACTCGTGGGCTTCGGCGTCGAGCAAGGGGTGGCGGCCGCGAAGACTCGAAGGCCGTCGCTACCTCGAGCCACGCGCCGCGCGCCGTCCGTAGACTGGATCGCATGGATGTCACCGGTCTCGTACTTGCCGCGGGAGAGCCCGTCGGAGCGGGCGGACCGTACGCCCTTCGCAGGACCGACGACGGCACGCCCTGGCTCGACATTGCGTGCACCGCACTGCGCGACGCGGGGTGCCGCGAGGTCATCGTGGTGCTGGGGGCCGGAGCCGACGCCGCGATGGCTCTAGTTCCGCGCGGCGCGCTACCCGTGGTGGCGACGGACTGGAGGGGCGGACAGGCTGCGGCACTCCGCGTGGGCCTTGCGGCCGCAGCCACGTCGAGCGCCGATGCGGTGCTGTTGACGCTGGTGAATGTGCCCGAGCAGACGGCGACTGCCTGCCGACAGGTGCTCGGGGCCGCCGTGGACGATCCGCGCGGCACGCTGGCACGCGCACACTACGACGGCAAGGCTGGCCATCCCGTGCTCGCGGGCCGCGACCACTGGGGCGACATCGCCGCAACCGTCGTGGGCGACATGGGCATCGGCGACTACCTGGAAACCCACCTCACGGCCGACGTGGACTGCACAGACCTCGGCGGCGGCAAGGTCGTCGAGGAGTAGCCGACAACGATGATGCAACCCCGGGCCCGACGGCAACTCGACCAGCGCAAAAGCCAAATGCACACGCTCCCGGCTGAGGTTTTCGCGCGCCCGCAGGCGGGCTGGCTCCGTGCCGTGCGTGATGCCCTGGGCATGCCGACCCGCGACATGGCCGCCCGCCTCGGTGTCACCAGCATGGCGATCAGCAAGCTCGAGGCCAGCGAAAGGGCTGGCACTATTGGGCTCGACACCCTCACCCGGGCCGCCGACGCGCTCGGCTGCGACGTCGTCTATGCCCTCGTGCCCAGAGTCCCGCTGGAACTGCAGATGCATCGGCAGGCCGAGGGGGTGGCTCGCGCCGAGCTGGGCCCCGTCGCCACCACCATGGCGCTCGAGGACCAGTCGTTGAACGCCCAGGCCACGCAAAGCCTGGTTGAGGACCGGATCGCCGAACTCATCGACTCCCGCTCCTTGTGGCGCACAGAGCAGTACCGCACAGAGCAGTACATGGTGACCGAGCCATGATCGAGTCCCTGCCCGACGGCGCTACTCCCGTCAGCGACCAAGAGTTCAAGGGCCTGATCCCCACCTTCGTCGCCACAAGAGCGGACCTCAACCTCGTCGAGCAAGCTGGCATCGCGGCGGCCCGCACCTGGGTCGCGCGCTCGCCCGCAGCCCACACCGTTGAGCGCGTCCTCAGCGAGCAGTTCGTTCGCGATCTCCATCGGCAGATGTACGGCAGGGTGTGGCGCTGGGCCGGGACGTACCGCACGTCCGAGCACAACATCGGCGTCGATCCCGCTCGTCTCCCGGTTGCAGTGCGCGAACTCGTCGACAACGCCCGCACCTGGGTCGCGCCGGAAACCGCGTGGGCAACCCCGGAGTTGGCGTGCATCCGCGTGCACCACCAGTTGGTATCCATCCACCCGTTTCCCAACGGCAACGGCCGCCACGCTCGTTTGTTCGCCGACCTGCTGGCTCAGAGCATCGGCGTCCAACCGTTCACCTGGGGTGGCGCGGACCTCAACGCCAGCGGGCCAGACCGTGCCGCCTACCTGGCCGCGCTACGGCGTGCAGACCGAGACCCGGACGACCTGGCCGATCTGTTGACGTTCGCCCGATCCTAGAGACTGGCTGCCAGACCTTGTGAGGCCTGACCTTCGTTGGTCCATGGGACATGGAGCGAAGAGCTGGGCGCCGACAAGCGCTCGGCCCCTTTCGTCGCTCAGATCAACTCACATTCCTGCGAATGTGTTCGGGTTGGGCCCCTGGCGACCGTCCGCGCCCTTGTCGAGCGAGTCAATGCGCGCGATCTGCCCGTCGGTGAGTTCAAAGTCAAAGATCTGCATGTTCTCCACCATGCGCTCGCGATGCATCGACTTCGGGAAGATGATGTTTCCGCGCTGAAGGTGCCAGCGCAACACCACTTGCGACGCCGCGCGGTCGACCTCGGCGGCGATTTCACCCACCACCGCGTCGCGCAACGCCTCTCCCTTCGCAAGCGGGCCCCACGCCTCGACCGCAATGCCGTGCGACTGGGACGCGCGACGCGCGTCGTCGTTGTGGAAGTAGGGATGCAACTCGATTTGGTTCACCACGGGGGTGACACCGGTCGCGTCGATGATCTTCGCCAGGTGCGCCGGCTCAAAGTTGGACACCCCTGCGGAGGTCAACCGGCCGTCCTCGACCAACTCGAGCATCACCTTCCAGGTCGAGACAAAGTCACCGTCGTACCGCGTGGGCAAGGGCCAGTGCATGAGGAACAGGTCAAGCTTGTCCAGGCGCAACTTCTCGAGCGTCTCGTCGAACGAGCGCAGCAAGTCGTCGCGAGGATGCACGTAGTTGCCGAGCTTGCTGGTGACGTAGACCTCCTCGCGCGCGAGTCCGGAGTTCGCGATCGCCTCGCCCACCTCGGCTTCGTTCTGGTAGCCCTGCGCCGTGTCGATGTGCCGGAAGCCCACGTCGAGTGCAGTGCTCACGGTCTCGACCGCATCCTCGGGAGCGATCTTGAACGTGCCGAATCCGAGTTGGGGGATGGTGGTGCCATTGCTGAGTGTGATGTGTGAGGTCATAGTCTCGGCAACGCAGGACGACGGCCAAGTAATCCATGGCGACCTTCTCGCGGGGGCCAAATACTCAGGGACGTATCGTCGACGCGGCTGACGGCGTCACGATTGCTCCCGGATCTGGGGCACTGGCGTGTCCTTCGTACATACCGAAGCACCCCGGAGCCTGCTCGGTCATCTCGTATACGGAGTAGCGGCCAACGAGAGTGCCATCCTGCCTTGTGACCGAGACCTGATACGTCGAAGGAACCGCACTCGACACGCTCACGAACACCGAGCCAATATCGACGCCTGCGAGGCCCTGCCGAAGTTGCTCGAGTTCCTGATCGGACAACTCCATGTTGTAGAGGAGTTCGGACTCCGCCGTGGGCCTGTCGCCATTCTGAACGGCGACCAGGAAGGTCCGCACCGCACCCTCGACAGTCGCGCTACCGCGCGCGCACCCGGTGCTTCCAGAGCACCCGGAAACGCACACCGCGACCGCCACAAGAAGTGCGAAGAGCCTCGTCATGGATCCCCCAATGAGCTTGCGAGAGCCGCCCTTCACCCTCTCTTGGCAACCTTAGTTGCGCTCGGCGCGCTCGGCCCCTTTTCGCGTCTCTGGATGCGTTCGACCCCTTTGGAATAGGACGCGCGACTATGTGGTTGACATGGCAACAAAGCCCTCCTACATTTGGTGGACTTGTCAACTTCTCAAAGGATCTCCATGAACGCCGTATTCCTGATTGCCCGCATCCTCTTCGCCCTGATCTTCCTGCTCAGTGCCATGGGGCACATGACAAACGCCGCCGCGATGGCCGGGTACGCAAAGTTCAAGGGCGCACCCGGTGGCAAGGCAGGCGTCATCGCATCGGGCGTCACCATGGGCCTCGGAGCGATCATGGTGCTGTTGGGCATCTACGGCGATCTCGGTGCGCTACTGGTCTTCGCGACCCTCATCCCTGTCAGCTTCTTCATGCACGCGTACTGGAAGGTGAGCGACGCTCAGGCCAAGCAGATGGACCGGACCAACTTCAACAAGAACATCGGCCTCATGGGCGGCGCGCTCGCACTGTTCCTCCTGTTCGCCGTCACGAACGCGAACCTGGGCCTCACCATCACGGGACCACTGTTCCACCTGAGCTAGCCAGCTTCACCTGAGCTCAACCCGCAGAGGGGGAGGAAGACCTTCGGGTCATCCTCCCCCTTTTGCTTGCCCGGAGCCGAGGCGCTTCGGCAGGACCCACGCGCAAGCCCCCACCCGCCGGTCACAACCCTGCAACACCATCCGTTGAGGATCGTGGGTAGCAAACACCACCAAGGAGAACGATGATCGACAACTGGCTGGACTTGGCGAAGACGACAGGAATTGGTGTCGGATCCGCCGTCCTTGTCGCGCTCGTCGTCCACCTGGCGTTGCACCTCGCCGGACGCCGGCTCGCCTGGGCGCGCAACCTCGTGGCATCGGCGCGGCGCCCCTTCTGGACGCTGCTGCTCTGGATGGGACTGTGGGTGGGTTCGGCGCCCACGCTCAAGGCGAAGGACTGGTGGCCGACCGCGTCGCACCTGTTCACCATCGGCGCCATCGCGATCGTCGCGTGGTTGCTCGTCGCCCTGGTGAGCTACGTCGCCGACCTCGCGCTCGGCCGCCACCGCATCGACATCCCCCACAACATCGCCGTGCGTCGCCTGCGCACCCAGACCATGATCATGCGCCGCGTGATGACCGCCCTCGTCATCGTCATCGCGATCGGCGCGGCGCTGTTTACGTTCAACGCCGTGCGCGCGCTCGGCGCGAGCATCCTCGCGTCGGCGGGGATCATCTCGGTGGTCGCGGGCCTCGCGGCGCAATCGGTACTTGCCAACATGTTCGCTGGTATTCAGCTAGTTTTCAGCAACGCGCTGCGCGTGGACGACGTCATTGTCGCCGAGAACGAATGGGGCAGGGTCGAGGAGATCACCCTGAGCTACGTGGTGCTGCGCCTGTGGGACGACCGCCGCCTGGTGCTGCCCTGCACCTACTTCACCTCCACGCCGTACCAAAACTGGACGCGTGAGGGCTCCGAGCTGCTCGGCGCGGTGGAGTTCGACCTCGACTGGCGCGTCTCGCCCCAGCGCATGCGCGAGCACCTGAAGGTGGTGCTCGCGGAGACCCCCCTGTATGACGGCCGCACCTGCGTGCTACAGGTCACCGACGCGACCAAGGGCTACGTGCACGTGCGCATCTTGGCGACCGCGAAGGACGCACCCAGCCTGTGGGACCTGCGCTGCTACGTGCGTGAGGCGATGCTGCTGTGGATCCAGTCCGAGTCGCCCGACGCCGCGCCCGCACAACGCATCCTGATGGCCGACGCCTCTGATGGGGCCGACGCCGAGCCCGCGCGACCCAAGCCGCGCGCAAAGAAGACCCCCGTGCCCGAGCACGTGAGTGATGCAGGGCTTTTCACCGGGAGCATCCAGGCCGTCGAGAGGGCGAGCCTGTTCATGCACGGTCAACCGCGCGAGGACGTGGGCGACGACGACCCCGCCTGGCAGCACGACACCGAGCCTCTGATCCCGCGCGTCCCCGACTGACCTCCCGCGCTTGGTGGGGACTTGCCCGGCCGACGCTTGGGCTTTGTTGCGCTGCTCGGTCGCCTTGGGTGTGGATACACGCAAGCCGGGTTCACGACCTCGCCGCGCCCCGCGAGTGGGCGTGAGCGCCGACTGAGGTGCACTGAGCCTCGAAAAGTGGTCACCAGCGCCACATCTGCCTGGTGGATTGGCGACAACCCGGCTTAGCAACGCCGCCCTAACCCCTACGGGCCTCTTCCGCGAACTCGTCGAGCGCCGTGAGCACCTCTACCGCGTCCCACACCCGGTTGCGCTTGTTGGCGCTTCGCGGGACCAGTACGCCCGCTTCGGCGAGCGCGTCGATCGCCGCGTAGGCCGTCGGCGCCGAAACCCCCAGCGCGCCTTGAACCACCTCGTAGGTGACCACAGGGTGTGCTGGAAGTATCTCCGCGAGACGCCAGGCGGAGGCGCCCTTGCGCGCGCGGACCCGCTGTCTCCAGTCGTCGGCGAGCGCCTGCAGGCGGTCGTTGAGGTCGAGCGTGCGGGCTGAGGCGAAGATGGCGGCGTATGCGACGCGTTCGATGATGGGCTCAATGTTGCCCTCGCGATACGCGGTGAGCGCCGCGAAGTACGCATCGGTCTCGTGGAGCAACCCCGCCGAGACGGGGATGGTGGAGCCGCGCGTGAGACCCGACTCTCTGAGCATCATGTGTAGCAGCGCGCGCCCCGTGCGGCCGTTGCCGTCGGCGAAGGGGTGGATGGTCTCGAACTGCGCGTGCGCGAGCGCAAGATGGGCGATCACGGGAATGTCCGTGCGACCCACAAAGGCGACGAGGTCCGCCATCGCGGCGGGTACTCGGTCGTGGTGCGGAGGCACGAAGTCGGCACGGTGCGGGCCCACGACGGCACCTCCCACCCACACCTGTTCGTCGCGCAGGCCCGGCGAGTGGCGTGGATCGGGCTCGATCAATGCGGCGTGCACGGCGAGGATCGATTCCAGGGTGATGGCCCCGTTGAAGTCGAGCGCCCGCTCCATGGCTTGCACGTTCGCCAGGACCAACAGCGCATTCGCACCAGGGTGTTCACCGATTTCCGCCTCGGCGAGCGACTTTGCGGAGGCCGTCAGCCGCTCGATCTGCGAAGACGACGCGGACTCGGTGCGCAGCAGCACCGCGGGCAAGGGGCCGATGCCTGACGTCCTCAACGTGGCATCGACGCGCGCTAGCTGCGCGGAGGCCTCTTCCGCGAGCGCCTGGACCGCGCTGGGCAGCGAAACGGTTGCGCCCGTGATGCGCGGCGTGATCGCGGCGCGATACGGTCCCGAGTGCGCAAGGACGGCTCTGCGCGAGACTCCGTCGGCGCGTGGAATCCACCGGCGAGGCTCGTAGTCGAGCGCTGGCCAGCCCTTGATCCCTGAAGATGACCTCTCCATATTTAAGGATATTACTACCTCCTTAAATAGGATGTCGTGTTATTCAAGGATAGGTTTTCAAGGTGTCTATCCCACCTGGGCGGTGTGCGCAGCGCTTCGCCGCCCCCGACATCAGCGCCCCCTTGACCTGGGAGACTAGACAACCATGACCACCATTCATGACCCCGCCAAGCGCGGCTTCGCCTCCGACAATTACTCCGGCATCCACCCAGAGGTGCTCGCCGCAATCGTCGCCGCCAACGGCGGCCACCAGAGCGCGTACGGCGGAGACGCCTACACCGCGCGCCTTCAAGAGGTGATGGCCCACCACTTCGGCGCGGGCGTCGAGGCGTATCCGATGTTCAACGGCACCGGCGCGAACGTCGTCGGCCTGCAGTCGATGCTCCCCCGCTGGGGCGCCGTGGTAACGGCCACCACCGCGCACATCAACGCCGACGAGGGCGGCGCGCCCGAGAAGGTGGGCGGCCTCAAGCTGCTCGCCGTCCCCACGGACGACGGCAAGCTCACTCCCGAACTCATCGACCGCGAGGCTTGGGGCTGGGGGAATGAGCATCGCGCGCAGCCGCTGGTGGTGTCGATCACGCAATCGACCGAGCTCGGCACCGTGTATACCGTCGACGAGATCGCGGCGATCGCCGATCACGCCCACGGCCTGGGGATGCGCCTCCACATGGACGGTGCGCGCATCTCCAATGCCGCGGCTTCGCTCGGAGTGCCGCTTCGCGCCTTCACGCGCGACGCGGGCGTGGATGTGCTGAGCTATGGCGGCACCAAGAACGGGGCGATGCTCGGCGAGGCAATCGTGGTGCTGGGCCCCCAGGCATCGGAGGGCCTGACGTACCTTCGCAAGTTGGACATGCAACTGGCGTCGAAGATGCGCTTCGTCTCGGCTCAGTTGCTCGCCCTGCTCGAGGGCGACCTGTGGTTGCGCAACGCCACGCACTCCAATGCGATGGCCCAGCGCTTGCGCGCCGGTGTCGAGGAGGGGCTCGCCGACGGGTCAATCAAGGGCGTGACCCTCACGCAGCCCACGCAGGCGAACGGCGTCTTCGCCACCCTGCCCGACGGCGTGGCGGATCGCCTGCGCGCCGTGTTCGCGTTCTACGACTGGGACGCCGCCAAGAACGAGGTGCGCTGGATGTGCAGCTTCGACACCTCAGAGGACGACATCGACGCGTTCCTCGCCGCGATAGCGCGCGAGACCTCAGCCGCCTGATCCAGCCGCTCCACGCGGTGCCTCGACTGGCGCGAGCCCGCGTGGGGACTTGCCCGGCCGACGCTTGAGCCTTGTTTCGCTGCTAGGTCAACTTGGGTGTGCGCCAAGAAGCCGCTCCCTCACGGCGGTCAGGCTTGAAGACTCGGAAGCGACTTCTTGGCGCACTGTGGGGTTGGTGGGTACACGCAGGCCGGGTTCCCCGTATGTCGTTAATATGACCTCATGACACTTCGTGGTGCAGTTGCCCTTTACGCTCGAATTTCCCAAGACCGATCAGGCGATGAGTTGGCCGTCACGCGCCAACTTGAGGACTGTCGAGCGGAGGCGGAGCGGCGCGGTTGGACTGTCGCAGATGAGTACGTGGACGACGACGTCTCCGCATACTCAGGGAAGGCTCGCCCAGCGTATGAGCGGATGCTCCGAGACATTGAAGACGGTCTGCGCGACGCGGTGATCGTGTGGCACATGGACCGATTGCACCGTCGCCCCATCGAGTTAGAGCAGTTTGTGGCGACCTGCACGCGCGCAAATGTGAGTGACGTGGTGACGCTCCACGGCGACTACGACTTGGGCAAGGGCGACGGCCTTTTTATGGCCCGGTTGATGGCCGCTATGGCGGCGAATGAATCCGACAGCAAGCGCCGCCGCCTGAAAAGGAAGGCGGTGGAGACGGCAGAAGCGGGCAAGCCGAAGTCCGGTGGGCCCCGGCCCTACGGTTTCCGAAGCGACTTCGTGACGCACGAACCTGCCGAAGTCGCTTACTTTCACGAAGCCGCCGAACGCGTGCTCGCTGGCGAATCGCTACAGTCGGTCGTCCGCTGGCTCGACGCCTCGGGCGCCCATACGGCCAAGGGCAACCAGTGGACCCCCTCAAAGTTACGCGCGCTGCTACTCGCTCCTCGCTACTGGGGCATGCGCACGCACCACGGCCAGATCGTCGCCAAGGCCACTTGGGAGCCCATCATCACCCCTGAGCAAGGTGAGCGACTCCGACTCCTCCTCACGGACCCATCGCGGGGCACGCACCGAGCCCCGCGTCGGTATCTCCTGTCGGGCTTGCTCAAGTGCAGCAAGTGCGGGGGGACGTTGTACTCGGCGCCGAAGAGCGGCGTGCGGGGCTACGCGTGCATGAAGGGCGCCGAACTCCGGGGGTGCGGAGGCACGTACATCTATGCGGCCAAACTCGAAGCGTTTATCGCGCACGCCGTGCTCATCCGTCTGGATTCACCACACCTGGTCGATGCGATGGTGAGCACCGCAGAACGGTCCGAGGTTGCTGCCATTGGTGACGCGATCGTCGCCGACACAGCCCAAATGGAGGACCTCATGAAATTGTGGGCGGACCGCGCAATGTCTACTGAAGAGTGGAAGTTGGCGCGGGACCGGCTCGAGGCTCGGGTGCAGGCAAACCGTCGCACACTCACTCGGCTCACCGAACACGATGCGATCGAGAACTACCTGGGCCAGGGCGAGGCATTGCGCGAGCAGTGGGAGGGCCTGAACCTATCCCGCCAAGCGGCGATCGTGAAGGCTGTACTCGACCATATTGTGATCTTGCCGGTCGTCCACCGAGGCAGGGCAGGTCTCGACCCGGAAAGGGTCGCTCCCCAGTGGCGGCTGTAGGCGGTCGCGCCCGCCTGGCGGCTTGCGGCGCGTCCCGCCTATCAGCACGCCAACACGGGCCAGCACTCCCAAGTCAGTGACCACCACCGGCACCCCTTGAGCAGCGCAGGTAGAGTCCACCCACGCACTCACTTGGGCAGTTGTGAAACCGTGCGCGGTCACCTTGTCAGTCACGGCTCACCGGCCACTGTGCCCACACCGCCGGCGCGCCTTGCCAGTCCGGGGTCTCGTCCGAGGTCCACACGTAGGTAGGGGGCGACTCAAGCGTCTGCGACGCTAGGTCGATCAGCCCATCGCGAGACTTTGCATAGAGCGAGACCTTCGCAGGTTGGAAGCCCTGGGCCAGGTCGTAACGGTGACGGCCCAGCACGCGGGCGTCGGTTTCGGTGAAGGTCTTGGCCACGTACTTGGACAGGTAGCCCGCAGCTCTTCGCGCCTCATCCAAAGAAGTCGCCCCGTGGCCCATGTCCCCGAGAAGCTTGATGTGGACGAAACCGCGACCCCACGCCTCATCGATCAGACCCCGAGCGACATACCGGCCTACCGCGAAATGCAGGTGCAGACCGTGGCTCTTGTGCCACTCAGGCACCCACGCATACGGCAACGCTCCACTACCAAGACCGGTACGAAGGTTGCGGAAGAAGTCCGCGACATCCAAGCGCACTTGCTCGACGTCGTGACACCCCTCACCCGCGTACGTGAGTGTTCCCAAACGGTTCAGACGATTCGTGGAGCAGTAGCGGCGAAGCCTGCCACGTGCACGCCTACCCGCCTCTTGAGCCGCCCGCACCGGGTCAACCGCGTTGCCCTTCGCCACGTACGTGGACGAGTCCCGGCGCGGGGCGCTCCCACGGAAACACCCGCCACCCTCACCCGCAGACGGGTACAGCGACAGGAACCACCCAGCGCGGTTCGACTCATTCGGGAACACGACCAGCACTCCACAGACCGAAAGGACAGAGGACTGACCACTGCCTATGGGTCTAGGAACTTTTGGGAGCGCGAAGACCGAGAGCAGAAGTCTCAACCGGTCTTCGTTCGATGGCGCTGTATGTGTGTGGGACCCGCATCTGAGGCGTTTGGTGGTAGTCCTTTTCGGTCCGGTACCCGGCGCAGATCCAGTATGCACCCACAACGGACGCCGATCAAGAAGCCCCCGAGTTATGTTGCAGATTCAAGGGAAGTGCGCGGCTACGGCGCGGACACCACGGTTCGAGGGCTTCAAGTCAAGCGTCGGGCTGGCCGTCCTCGGGGCCCTCCCCCTTGTCCCATGGATCCATGGAAAAGGACGGCTTGTAAGCCTTGGGGCTCCGTAGATAGTCGCGATGCACACGACTTCCGGTGTAGAGGTACGACACTGCACTGCTCACGAAGTCATAGCGCCGCGGCAATTCAGAAACTGGGAATTTCTCGCTGCCAGGAATCTCCATCGCTAACTGGAGGTCAACGCCCACGTTGATCTTCGCGTACTCAACAAACTCGGGCACCCGCACCTCATATAGCAAGCGGCCGGACTCCGGCTCACCGTCGAACGGACGAAGACCCTCGTGCATCCAATCCATGGACACCTCGCGACCTTCTACGAGCGAGTTGAAGCGCAACTCGGCGCCCAAGTTAGCCGTAGCAGTCACGGTCGCCGCCAGAGGAAGTCGGTGCTTGTCGGCGTTGTTGATCTCTTGTAGCACTTCCAGCATCGAAAGAG from Demequina lutea includes:
- a CDS encoding bifunctional glycosyltransferase family 2/GtrA family protein is translated as MSTASSASAHTPAPAREPRTERLGVTAAAGPVLDLVIPVFNEVAGLEASVRAVCAYLRDALPFSWRVTIADNASTDGTYALAERLAAELPQVRVVRLEAKGRGRALSTVWSTSDAQVLAYCDVDLSTNLSALLPLVAPLVSGHSHVAIGTRLSRSSRVVRGPKREFISRSYNLLLRTSLAARFSDAQCGFKAIRADVARELLPLVQDTGWFFDTELLVLAERAGLRIHEVPVDWVDDPDSRVDIVATAMADLKGVVRVGRELMSGALPLREIGQHLPLVGDSQTRIVQGVVVPPDAPPQTALLHQLVRFAVVGIASTLAFALLFLLLRGPMGAQAANFSALLLTAIANTAANRRVTFGFRGSTNAARHQGQGLLVFFFGWALTSGSLALLTATAPTAPHSVELAVLVIANLAATVLRFVLLRRWVFRPRPAATTEGARTAVDLTDAPADKNIPEGALR
- a CDS encoding nucleotidyltransferase family protein, producing the protein MDVTGLVLAAGEPVGAGGPYALRRTDDGTPWLDIACTALRDAGCREVIVVLGAGADAAMALVPRGALPVVATDWRGGQAAALRVGLAAAATSSADAVLLTLVNVPEQTATACRQVLGAAVDDPRGTLARAHYDGKAGHPVLAGRDHWGDIAATVVGDMGIGDYLETHLTADVDCTDLGGGKVVEE
- a CDS encoding mobile mystery protein A, whose translation is MMQPRARRQLDQRKSQMHTLPAEVFARPQAGWLRAVRDALGMPTRDMAARLGVTSMAISKLEASERAGTIGLDTLTRAADALGCDVVYALVPRVPLELQMHRQAEGVARAELGPVATTMALEDQSLNAQATQSLVEDRIAELIDSRSLWRTEQYRTEQYMVTEP
- a CDS encoding mobile mystery protein B, which gives rise to MIESLPDGATPVSDQEFKGLIPTFVATRADLNLVEQAGIAAARTWVARSPAAHTVERVLSEQFVRDLHRQMYGRVWRWAGTYRTSEHNIGVDPARLPVAVRELVDNARTWVAPETAWATPELACIRVHHQLVSIHPFPNGNGRHARLFADLLAQSIGVQPFTWGGADLNASGPDRAAYLAALRRADRDPDDLADLLTFARS
- a CDS encoding aldo/keto reductase: MTSHITLSNGTTIPQLGFGTFKIAPEDAVETVSTALDVGFRHIDTAQGYQNEAEVGEAIANSGLAREEVYVTSKLGNYVHPRDDLLRSFDETLEKLRLDKLDLFLMHWPLPTRYDGDFVSTWKVMLELVEDGRLTSAGVSNFEPAHLAKIIDATGVTPVVNQIELHPYFHNDDARRASQSHGIAVEAWGPLAKGEALRDAVVGEIAAEVDRAASQVVLRWHLQRGNIIFPKSMHRERMVENMQIFDFELTDGQIARIDSLDKGADGRQGPNPNTFAGM
- a CDS encoding DoxX family protein → MNAVFLIARILFALIFLLSAMGHMTNAAAMAGYAKFKGAPGGKAGVIASGVTMGLGAIMVLLGIYGDLGALLVFATLIPVSFFMHAYWKVSDAQAKQMDRTNFNKNIGLMGGALALFLLFAVTNANLGLTITGPLFHLS
- a CDS encoding mechanosensitive ion channel family protein gives rise to the protein MIDNWLDLAKTTGIGVGSAVLVALVVHLALHLAGRRLAWARNLVASARRPFWTLLLWMGLWVGSAPTLKAKDWWPTASHLFTIGAIAIVAWLLVALVSYVADLALGRHRIDIPHNIAVRRLRTQTMIMRRVMTALVIVIAIGAALFTFNAVRALGASILASAGIISVVAGLAAQSVLANMFAGIQLVFSNALRVDDVIVAENEWGRVEEITLSYVVLRLWDDRRLVLPCTYFTSTPYQNWTREGSELLGAVEFDLDWRVSPQRMREHLKVVLAETPLYDGRTCVLQVTDATKGYVHVRILATAKDAPSLWDLRCYVREAMLLWIQSESPDAAPAQRILMADASDGADAEPARPKPRAKKTPVPEHVSDAGLFTGSIQAVERASLFMHGQPREDVGDDDPAWQHDTEPLIPRVPD
- a CDS encoding Fic family protein yields the protein MERSSSGIKGWPALDYEPRRWIPRADGVSRRAVLAHSGPYRAAITPRITGATVSLPSAVQALAEEASAQLARVDATLRTSGIGPLPAVLLRTESASSSQIERLTASAKSLAEAEIGEHPGANALLVLANVQAMERALDFNGAITLESILAVHAALIEPDPRHSPGLRDEQVWVGGAVVGPHRADFVPPHHDRVPAAMADLVAFVGRTDIPVIAHLALAHAQFETIHPFADGNGRTGRALLHMMLRESGLTRGSTIPVSAGLLHETDAYFAALTAYREGNIEPIIERVAYAAIFASARTLDLNDRLQALADDWRQRVRARKGASAWRLAEILPAHPVVTYEVVQGALGVSAPTAYAAIDALAEAGVLVPRSANKRNRVWDAVEVLTALDEFAEEARRG
- a CDS encoding threonine aldolase family protein; translated protein: MTTIHDPAKRGFASDNYSGIHPEVLAAIVAANGGHQSAYGGDAYTARLQEVMAHHFGAGVEAYPMFNGTGANVVGLQSMLPRWGAVVTATTAHINADEGGAPEKVGGLKLLAVPTDDGKLTPELIDREAWGWGNEHRAQPLVVSITQSTELGTVYTVDEIAAIADHAHGLGMRLHMDGARISNAAASLGVPLRAFTRDAGVDVLSYGGTKNGAMLGEAIVVLGPQASEGLTYLRKLDMQLASKMRFVSAQLLALLEGDLWLRNATHSNAMAQRLRAGVEEGLADGSIKGVTLTQPTQANGVFATLPDGVADRLRAVFAFYDWDAAKNEVRWMCSFDTSEDDIDAFLAAIARETSAA